One window from the genome of Natrialba magadii ATCC 43099 encodes:
- a CDS encoding cyclase family protein, translated as MHDAITATDGTLIDLSIGLEDGVPSEPTPPRIDAFDHEAGAERLAATLREQGYDIEAEDFPDGKGLAWEELNVIPHAGTHLDAPSHYGLEVDGEPAKTIEEVPLEWCRGHAVVLDFRWKEAGSEISVAEIEAELADLNHELSPGEIVLIQTGADEYWGCPEYLTEFPGMSAEGTKFLVEQGVRVIGTDAYGFDKPFTAMAERYAETGDEAELWPAHLAGREVEYCQIEKMANLDALPRRTEIPLVAFPITIENGSAGWVRPVALFEDDSERRDT; from the coding sequence ATGCACGACGCGATCACGGCCACCGACGGGACGCTGATCGACCTCAGTATCGGGCTCGAGGACGGCGTTCCGAGCGAACCGACACCGCCCCGGATCGATGCCTTCGACCACGAGGCGGGTGCCGAGCGACTCGCCGCGACGCTGCGGGAACAGGGGTACGATATCGAGGCCGAAGACTTCCCGGACGGGAAGGGGCTGGCCTGGGAGGAACTCAACGTGATTCCTCATGCCGGTACGCACCTCGACGCACCCTCACACTACGGCCTCGAGGTCGACGGAGAGCCGGCGAAGACCATCGAGGAGGTGCCACTCGAGTGGTGTCGCGGTCACGCGGTCGTTCTCGACTTCCGGTGGAAGGAGGCGGGCAGCGAGATTTCGGTCGCGGAGATTGAGGCCGAACTCGCGGACCTGAATCACGAGCTCTCGCCGGGCGAGATCGTCCTCATCCAGACTGGTGCGGACGAGTACTGGGGGTGCCCCGAGTATCTCACGGAGTTCCCTGGGATGAGCGCCGAGGGGACGAAATTCCTCGTCGAGCAGGGCGTGCGCGTGATCGGCACGGACGCTTACGGGTTCGACAAGCCGTTCACGGCGATGGCCGAGCGCTACGCGGAGACCGGCGACGAGGCCGAACTCTGGCCCGCTCACCTCGCGGGCCGGGAGGTCGAGTACTGCCAGATCGAGAAGATGGCGAACCTCGACGCCCTCCCGCGGCGGACGGAGATCCCGCTCGTCGCGTTCCCCATCACGATCGAGAACGGCAGCGCGGGCTGGGTGCGCCCCGTTGCGCTTTTTGAGGACGACTCCGAGAGGAGGGATACATGA
- a CDS encoding fumarylacetoacetate hydrolase family protein, giving the protein MKLATFEVDTPVGPVERIGAVAEASDTDSHGAGEATLVDLTAAYSAALESEGEPAPADLAHAHIPPEMIAFLERGERAIADAREALEYAAETSAERGPAGAKIEYEPGEYDLLAPLPRPNSLRDFMAIEEHVENSMDGDIADVWYELPVYYKGNPDSVVRPGETIQWPEYSRIMDYELEIAAVIGTRGRDIPAEKAEEYIAGYTVFNDFSARDTQGEEMEARLGPAKGKDFANGLGPYLVPAGDIDVLEAPMTARVNGEVWSEGTVDEMYHSFADIIEHVSQSETLHPGDVIGSGTVGEGCGLELRQWLEDGDTVALEIEGIGVLEHTVVE; this is encoded by the coding sequence ATGAAACTCGCGACCTTCGAAGTCGATACCCCTGTCGGCCCCGTCGAACGCATCGGTGCCGTCGCCGAGGCGAGCGACACAGACAGCCATGGGGCCGGGGAGGCCACCCTCGTCGACCTCACCGCCGCCTACAGCGCCGCACTCGAGTCCGAGGGCGAACCCGCCCCCGCAGACCTCGCACACGCCCACATCCCACCCGAGATGATCGCCTTCCTCGAACGCGGCGAGCGCGCGATTGCGGACGCCCGGGAGGCACTCGAGTACGCCGCCGAGACGAGCGCCGAACGCGGCCCCGCCGGTGCGAAGATCGAGTACGAACCCGGCGAGTACGACCTGCTCGCGCCGCTGCCGCGGCCGAACTCGCTTCGGGATTTCATGGCGATCGAAGAGCACGTCGAAAATAGCATGGACGGCGACATCGCCGACGTCTGGTACGAGCTGCCGGTCTACTACAAGGGTAATCCGGACAGCGTCGTCCGACCGGGCGAAACCATCCAGTGGCCCGAGTACTCGCGGATCATGGACTACGAACTGGAGATTGCCGCCGTGATCGGCACGCGCGGGCGGGATATCCCTGCCGAGAAAGCCGAGGAGTACATCGCGGGCTACACGGTTTTCAACGACTTCAGCGCCCGTGACACGCAGGGCGAGGAGATGGAGGCCCGACTCGGACCCGCGAAGGGAAAGGACTTCGCGAACGGGCTCGGCCCCTACCTCGTCCCCGCCGGAGATATCGACGTGCTCGAGGCCCCGATGACCGCCCGCGTCAACGGCGAGGTCTGGTCAGAGGGCACTGTCGACGAGATGTACCACTCGTTTGCCGACATCATTGAACACGTCTCACAATCCGAGACGCTCCACCCCGGCGACGTCATCGGCAGCGGCACCGTCGGCGAGGGCTGTGGTCTCGAACTCCGCCAGTGGCTCGAGGACGGCGATACGGTGGCCCTCGAGATTGAAGGGATCGGGGTACTCGAACACACGGTCGTCGAGTGA